From one Streptomyces spiramyceticus genomic stretch:
- a CDS encoding SLATT domain-containing protein, with protein sequence MSQPEMQPEGPARRESRGADERLPGRSHGRSYGRFSGRSNGEGDLPDLTGRPFPLGDWGEPAERLDELYQWVEAGALRTADWYLADRSWKRRSARALRIGTAAGVITGAALPLVDLAGAVDGTAVWGYLALLIGAACMGCDRYFGLTSGWMRDMATAQAVHRRLQALQFDWASESVREVLGPAEGTASEAAERCLGVLRRFSEDVTELVRSETADWMVEFRAGPAPLGIQSVVGGVGGVGGPRGEGGSSAGRYPLPPGTRPNMPRQRPPESPR encoded by the coding sequence GTGAGCCAGCCGGAGATGCAGCCCGAGGGGCCCGCCCGGAGGGAGAGCAGGGGCGCCGACGAGCGGTTGCCCGGGCGGTCGCACGGGCGGTCGTACGGGCGATTCTCGGGGCGGTCGAACGGCGAAGGCGATCTGCCCGATCTGACCGGGCGGCCGTTCCCGCTCGGCGACTGGGGCGAGCCCGCCGAGCGTCTCGACGAGCTCTACCAGTGGGTGGAGGCGGGTGCGCTGCGTACCGCCGACTGGTACCTGGCCGACCGGTCGTGGAAGCGCCGCAGCGCGCGTGCGCTGCGGATCGGGACAGCGGCCGGCGTGATCACCGGGGCCGCCCTGCCGCTCGTCGACCTGGCCGGGGCGGTGGACGGGACGGCGGTGTGGGGCTACCTGGCGCTGCTGATCGGCGCGGCGTGCATGGGCTGCGACCGGTACTTCGGGCTCACGTCCGGCTGGATGCGGGACATGGCCACGGCGCAGGCGGTGCACCGGCGGCTGCAGGCGCTGCAGTTCGACTGGGCGTCGGAGAGTGTGCGGGAGGTCCTCGGCCCTGCCGAGGGGACCGCGAGCGAGGCGGCCGAGCGGTGCCTGGGTGTGCTGCGGCGGTTTTCGGAGGACGTGACGGAGCTGGTGCGGTCGGAGACGGCGGACTGGATGGTGGAGTTCCGGGCGGGGCCTGCGCCGCTGGGGATCCAGTCCGTGGTGGGCGGCGTGGGTGGCGTGGGCGGGCCCCGGGGCGAGGGCGGGTCGTCGGCCGGCCGCTACCCGCTGCCCCCGGGCACACGGCCGAACATGCCACGCCAGCGGCCACCGGAGTCGCCTCGCTGA
- a CDS encoding YbaB/EbfC family nucleoid-associated protein → MIPGGGQPNMQQLLQQAQKMQQDLAKAQEELARTEVDGQAGGGLVKATVNGSGELLGLTIDPKAVDPDDTETLADLIVAAVQAANDNAQQLQQQKLGPLAQGLGGMPGLPF, encoded by the coding sequence GTGATTCCCGGTGGTGGCCAGCCCAATATGCAGCAGCTGCTCCAGCAGGCCCAGAAGATGCAGCAGGACCTCGCGAAGGCCCAGGAAGAACTGGCGAGGACAGAGGTCGACGGCCAGGCCGGCGGCGGCCTCGTCAAGGCGACCGTGAACGGCTCGGGGGAGCTCCTCGGTCTCACGATCGACCCCAAGGCTGTCGACCCGGACGACACGGAGACGCTCGCGGACCTGATCGTCGCCGCGGTGCAGGCCGCGAACGACAACGCCCAGCAGCTCCAGCAGCAGAAGCTCGGCCCGCTGGCCCAGGGTCTTGGCGGCATGCCCGGCCTCCCCTTCTAA
- the recR gene encoding recombination mediator RecR, producing MYEGVVQDLIDELGRLPGVGPKSAQRIAFHILQAEPTDVRRLAHALLEVKDKVRFCSVCGNVAQEERCGICRDPRRDPAVICVVEEPKDVVAVERTREFRGRYHVLGGAISPIEGVGPDDLRIRELLARLADGTVTELILATDPNLEGEATATYLARMVKPMGLRVTRLASGLPVGGDLEYADEVTLGRAFEGRRLLDV from the coding sequence TTGTACGAAGGCGTGGTCCAGGACCTCATCGACGAGTTGGGCAGGCTGCCCGGCGTCGGTCCCAAGAGCGCGCAGCGGATCGCCTTCCACATCCTCCAGGCCGAGCCCACCGACGTCCGCCGCCTTGCCCACGCCCTCCTGGAGGTCAAGGACAAGGTCCGGTTCTGCTCGGTGTGCGGCAACGTCGCACAGGAGGAGCGGTGCGGGATCTGCCGCGACCCGCGCCGCGACCCGGCGGTCATCTGTGTCGTCGAGGAGCCCAAGGACGTCGTCGCGGTCGAGCGGACGCGGGAGTTCCGCGGCCGCTATCACGTACTCGGCGGGGCCATCAGCCCCATCGAGGGCGTCGGCCCGGACGATCTGCGGATCCGCGAGCTGCTTGCGCGCCTCGCGGACGGCACCGTCACCGAGCTGATCCTGGCCACCGACCCGAACCTGGAGGGCGAGGCAACCGCCACCTATCTCGCCCGGATGGTCAAGCCGATGGGTCTGCGGGTGACACGCCTGGCCAGTGGACTCCCCGTCGGGGGAGATCTTGAGTACGCCGACGAGGTCACGCTGGGCCGTGCCTTCGAGGGGAGACGATTGCTCGATGTCTGA
- a CDS encoding DUF5063 domain-containing protein, producing MSDAKPDVNANANTKLLHAVAQDPDDFAVQIADQIESFIVAVTEVAKGDEPDSAVPFLLLEVSQLLLAGGRLGAHEDIVPDERYEPDLGPEPDVDDLRERFARMLDPIDVYSEVFDPYEPRKAPVACRISDDLADVITDLRHGLAHYRAGRTSEALWWWQFSYFSNWGSTASACLRALQSLVAHVRLDQPLEELDGLDTDQDLGEEELEKQAGKVMAEELAGPLGLRTVT from the coding sequence ATGTCTGACGCAAAGCCTGACGTCAACGCGAACGCCAACACTAAGCTGCTGCATGCGGTCGCGCAGGACCCGGACGATTTCGCCGTCCAGATCGCGGACCAGATCGAAAGCTTCATCGTCGCGGTCACGGAAGTGGCCAAGGGCGACGAGCCCGACAGTGCGGTCCCGTTCCTCCTGCTGGAGGTGTCCCAACTCCTCCTGGCAGGCGGTCGGCTGGGCGCGCACGAGGACATCGTCCCCGACGAGCGGTACGAGCCGGACCTCGGCCCGGAGCCGGACGTGGACGACCTGCGGGAGCGCTTCGCCCGCATGCTCGACCCCATCGACGTCTATTCCGAGGTCTTCGACCCGTACGAGCCGCGCAAGGCGCCGGTCGCCTGCCGGATCTCCGACGACCTGGCCGACGTCATCACCGACCTCCGCCACGGCCTGGCCCACTACCGCGCAGGCCGCACGTCCGAAGCCCTGTGGTGGTGGCAGTTCTCGTACTTCTCCAACTGGGGCTCCACCGCCTCCGCCTGCCTCCGCGCCCTCCAGTCCCTGGTCGCGCACGTGCGCCTCGACCAGCCCCTGGAGGAGCTGGACGGCCTGGACACGGACCAGGACCTCGGCGAGGAGGAGCTGGAGAAGCAAGCCGGCAAGGTCATGGCGGAGGAACTGGCGGGCCCGCTCGGCCTGCGCACGGTGACGTGA
- a CDS encoding aspartate kinase: protein MGLVVQKYGGSSVADAEGIKRVAKRIVDAKKDGHQVVVVVSAMGDTTDELIDLAEQVSPIPAGREFDMLLTAGERISMALLAMAIKNLGHEAQSFTGSQAGVITDSVHNKARIIDVTPGRIRTALDEGNIAIVAGFQGVSQDKKDITTLGRGGSDTTAVALAAALDAEVCEIYTDVDGVFTADPRVVKKAQKIEWISFEDMLELAASGSKVLLHRCVEYARRYNIPIHVRSSFSGMRGTWVSHEPQGDQQVEHALISGVAHDVSEAKVTVVGVPDKPGEAAAIFRAIADAEINIDMVVQNVSAATTGLTDISFTLPKTDGRKAIDALEKAKAAIGFESLRYDDQIGKISLVGAGMKTNPGVTAGFFEALSDAGVNIELISTSEIRISVVTRADDVNEAVRAVHTAFGLDSDSDEAVVYGGTGR from the coding sequence GTGGGCCTTGTCGTGCAGAAGTACGGAGGCTCCTCCGTTGCCGATGCCGAAGGCATCAAGCGCGTCGCCAAGAGAATCGTCGATGCCAAGAAGGACGGCCACCAGGTCGTTGTCGTGGTTTCGGCGATGGGCGACACGACGGACGAGTTGATCGATCTCGCCGAGCAGGTATCCCCGATCCCTGCCGGACGTGAATTCGACATGCTGCTGACCGCAGGTGAGCGGATTTCCATGGCCCTGCTGGCCATGGCGATCAAAAACCTGGGCCACGAGGCCCAGTCGTTCACGGGCAGCCAGGCAGGTGTCATCACCGACTCGGTCCACAACAAAGCGCGCATCATCGATGTCACGCCGGGCCGTATCCGCACCGCCCTCGACGAGGGCAACATCGCCATCGTCGCCGGCTTCCAGGGTGTGTCCCAGGACAAGAAGGACATCACCACCCTCGGCCGGGGCGGCTCGGACACGACCGCGGTGGCGCTGGCCGCGGCGCTCGACGCCGAGGTCTGTGAGATCTACACCGATGTGGACGGTGTCTTCACCGCCGACCCCCGGGTCGTGAAGAAGGCCCAGAAGATCGAGTGGATCTCCTTCGAGGACATGCTGGAGCTCGCCGCCTCCGGCTCCAAGGTGCTGCTGCACCGGTGCGTCGAGTACGCACGTCGATACAACATCCCGATCCACGTCCGCTCGTCCTTCTCGGGCATGCGCGGGACCTGGGTCAGTCACGAGCCGCAAGGGGACCAGCAGGTGGAGCACGCGCTAATCTCCGGAGTCGCCCATGACGTCTCCGAGGCCAAGGTCACGGTCGTCGGTGTGCCGGACAAGCCGGGCGAGGCCGCGGCGATCTTCCGTGCCATCGCGGACGCCGAGATCAACATCGACATGGTCGTGCAGAACGTCTCGGCCGCGACCACCGGCCTGACCGACATCTCCTTCACCCTCCCCAAGACCGACGGCCGCAAGGCCATCGACGCCCTGGAGAAGGCGAAGGCCGCGATCGGGTTCGAGTCGCTTCGCTACGACGACCAGATCGGCAAGATCTCCCTGGTCGGCGCCGGAATGAAGACCAACCCGGGCGTCACGGCGGGCTTCTTCGAGGCGCTGTCCGACGCGGGCGTGAACATCGAGCTGATCTCGACCTCCGAGATCCGCATCTCGGTCGTGACCCGCGCCGACGACGTCAACGAGGCCGTGCGCGCCGTGCACACCGCCTTCGGCCTGGACAGCGACTCCGACGAGGCCGTCGTCTACGGGGGCACTGGAAGGTGA
- a CDS encoding aspartate-semialdehyde dehydrogenase, translating into MTGKPTLAVVGATGAVGAVMLQILSQHADVWGEIRLVASPRSAGRKLVVRGEETEVLALSEEALTGVDVAMFDVPDDVAAQWAPIAAGLGAVVVDNSAAFRMDPEVPLVVPEVNPHAVRVRPRGIVASPNCTTLSMIVAMGALHAEFGLTELVVSSYQAVSGAGRAGVDTLRTQLSLVAGTELGISPGDVRRAVGDDNGPFPGPVALNVVPWAGSLMDDGWSSEELKVRAESRKILDRPDLRVSVTCVRVPVITTHSLAVHARFEGEVTVDRAHEILATAPGVVLFDNPAAGEFPTPADVVGTDPTWVGRVRRSLDDPTALELFVCGDNLRKGAALNTAQIAELVAAELRAA; encoded by the coding sequence GTGACTGGCAAGCCGACACTCGCGGTCGTCGGAGCGACCGGAGCCGTCGGCGCCGTCATGCTCCAGATCCTGTCGCAGCACGCCGACGTCTGGGGCGAGATCAGACTCGTCGCCTCCCCGCGCTCGGCCGGCCGGAAGCTGGTCGTACGCGGGGAGGAGACCGAGGTTCTGGCGCTGTCGGAGGAGGCTCTGACAGGCGTCGACGTCGCGATGTTCGACGTACCCGACGACGTGGCCGCCCAGTGGGCGCCCATCGCGGCCGGCCTGGGCGCGGTCGTCGTGGACAACTCGGCCGCCTTCCGGATGGATCCTGAGGTGCCGCTGGTCGTGCCCGAGGTCAATCCCCATGCCGTACGGGTCCGCCCGCGCGGCATCGTGGCGAGCCCCAACTGCACGACGCTGTCGATGATCGTTGCCATGGGCGCGCTGCACGCCGAGTTCGGACTGACCGAGCTGGTCGTGTCTTCGTACCAGGCGGTGAGCGGCGCGGGCCGGGCCGGCGTCGACACGCTGCGCACCCAGCTGTCCCTCGTCGCCGGTACGGAGCTGGGCATCAGCCCCGGCGACGTACGACGGGCCGTGGGCGACGACAACGGCCCCTTCCCCGGCCCAGTGGCGCTGAACGTGGTGCCGTGGGCGGGATCGCTGATGGACGACGGCTGGTCGTCGGAGGAGCTGAAGGTCCGCGCCGAGTCGCGGAAGATCCTGGACCGGCCCGATCTGCGGGTCTCGGTCACCTGTGTCCGGGTGCCGGTGATCACGACGCACTCACTGGCCGTACACGCCCGCTTCGAGGGCGAGGTCACGGTCGACCGGGCGCACGAGATCCTGGCCACGGCGCCGGGTGTGGTGCTGTTCGACAACCCTGCGGCGGGCGAATTCCCCACGCCCGCGGACGTGGTGGGGACGGACCCGACCTGGGTGGGGCGCGTGCGGCGGTCGTTGGACGACCCCACCGCACTCGAACTCTTTGTGTGCGGCGACAATCTCCGTAAGGGAGCCGCCCTCAACACCGCCCAGATCGCGGAGCTCGTCGCAGCGGAGCTTCGAGCCGCGTAA
- a CDS encoding SigE family RNA polymerase sigma factor, with protein sequence MAEVLDITVVPARGVAVRPLRRPRTPGGMPVIAPMPTARPARIPSPREGTDDAMTAGTTVDHLTETYRAHYRSLLGLAALLLDDTASCEDVVQEAFIRVHSARNRVRDPQKTLAYLRQTVVNLSRSALRRRILGLKLLSKPMPDMASAEEGAYDQLERDALIKAMRGLQRRQREVLVLRYFADMTEAQVAETLGISLGSVKAYGSRGIAALRVSMEATA encoded by the coding sequence GTGGCAGAGGTTCTCGACATCACAGTGGTCCCGGCTCGCGGCGTGGCAGTGCGCCCCCTCCGGCGACCCCGCACACCCGGCGGCATGCCGGTGATCGCACCCATGCCGACGGCGCGTCCCGCCCGTATCCCGTCCCCGCGCGAGGGCACTGACGACGCCATGACCGCGGGCACCACAGTCGACCACCTCACCGAGACCTACCGCGCGCACTACCGCTCGCTGCTCGGCCTCGCGGCCCTGCTGCTGGACGACACGGCCTCCTGCGAGGACGTCGTCCAGGAGGCGTTCATACGCGTGCACTCGGCGCGCAACCGTGTGCGCGACCCCCAGAAGACCCTGGCCTACCTGCGCCAGACCGTCGTCAACCTCTCCCGCTCGGCGCTGCGCAGGCGCATCCTCGGGCTGAAGCTGCTCTCGAAGCCGATGCCGGACATGGCGAGTGCGGAGGAGGGGGCGTACGACCAGCTGGAGCGCGACGCGCTGATCAAGGCGATGCGCGGCCTGCAGCGGAGGCAGCGCGAGGTGCTGGTGCTGCGTTACTTCGCGGACATGACGGAGGCCCAGGTCGCCGAGACGCTGGGGATATCGCTGGGCTCGGTGAAGGCGTACGGCTCACGCGGAATAGCGGCGCTGCGCGTCTCCATGGAGGCGACGGCATGA
- a CDS encoding SURF1 family protein — protein MYRFLLTPRWWGIHLFVVLAIPFCVFMGSWQLGRFEDRVESHQDAEEKPGPGKQAAVPLDELLPVDQETSGRPATATGRYAEQFVVPGRELDGKRGSYVLTLLRTDDGKALPVVRGWLPAGTKAPAVPSGEVTVTGALQASENAGTDGVHAGGGLPQGQLGMISAASLVNLVPYDVYDAWITLSKADGGMEPVPAVAPQGSGLDLKAFQNLGYTGEWFVFAGFVLFMWFRLMRREAEAARDLALGILPEDEGRTSVGTGG, from the coding sequence GTGTACCGGTTCCTGCTGACGCCCCGCTGGTGGGGGATCCACCTCTTCGTCGTGCTGGCCATCCCCTTCTGTGTCTTCATGGGGTCGTGGCAGCTCGGGCGGTTCGAAGACCGCGTCGAGTCCCACCAGGACGCCGAGGAGAAGCCCGGCCCCGGCAAGCAGGCCGCCGTACCGCTCGACGAGCTGCTGCCCGTCGACCAGGAGACATCGGGGCGGCCTGCCACGGCCACCGGGCGGTACGCGGAGCAGTTCGTCGTGCCCGGGCGGGAGCTCGACGGCAAGCGTGGCTCCTACGTGCTGACCCTGCTGCGCACCGACGACGGCAAGGCCCTGCCCGTCGTGCGCGGGTGGCTGCCGGCCGGGACCAAGGCCCCCGCCGTGCCTTCGGGCGAGGTCACCGTGACCGGTGCGCTCCAGGCCTCCGAGAACGCGGGCACCGATGGTGTGCACGCGGGAGGCGGGCTGCCGCAGGGGCAGTTGGGCATGATCAGCGCCGCGTCGCTGGTGAATCTCGTGCCGTACGACGTGTACGACGCCTGGATCACCCTCAGCAAGGCCGACGGCGGGATGGAGCCCGTCCCCGCTGTCGCGCCGCAGGGCAGTGGCCTCGATCTCAAGGCGTTCCAGAACCTGGGCTACACGGGCGAGTGGTTCGTCTTCGCCGGATTCGTGCTCTTCATGTGGTTCCGGCTCATGCGCCGGGAGGCGGAGGCCGCCCGGGATCTCGCGCTCGGGATCCTGCCGGAGGACGAGGGACGTACCTCCGTCGGCACCGGCGGCTGA
- a CDS encoding prolyl oligopeptidase family serine peptidase translates to MTDITGSMPDWEKRFRAPRVSLPDWADDAPDRALFVSNATGTYELYAWDRVTGAQRRATDRPNGTTDGLLTPDGESIWWFSDTDGDEFGVWMRQPFGGGDDEPATPGLEASYPGGLAIGRDGTAVVGRSTDEDGSTVHVVRPGAEPVEIYRHRESAAVGDLSHDGTLVAIEHTEHGDAMHPALRVMRLDGTTVAELDDTKGGEVELGLEVLGFAPVGGDTRLLVGHQRRGRWEPMVWDVRSGEETELGIELPGDVSAEWYPDGSALLVAHSFEARSELLRYDFATRQLVEVPTPTGTVSGATARPDGSVEYLWSSAAEPPVVRSTSGDVVLDPPGMTAPESVPVEDAWVNGPGGRIHALVQRPATGEGPFPTIFEIHGGPTWHDSDAFAAGPAAWVDHGYAVVRVNYRGSTGYGREWTDALKHRVGLIELEDIAAVREWAVSSGLADPAKLVLAGGSWGGYLTLLGLGTQPESWALGLAAVPVADYVTAYHDEMEALKAMDRTLLGGTPAEVPERFEASSPLTYVDAVRAPVYISAGVNDPRCPIRQVENYVRRLEKRGAAHEVYRYDAGHGSLVVEERIKQVRLELDFAERYLR, encoded by the coding sequence ATGACTGACATCACCGGGTCCATGCCCGACTGGGAGAAGCGCTTCAGGGCGCCGCGCGTCTCGCTGCCCGACTGGGCCGACGACGCGCCGGACCGCGCGCTGTTCGTGTCCAACGCGACCGGGACGTACGAGCTGTACGCCTGGGACCGGGTGACCGGGGCGCAGCGCCGGGCGACGGACCGGCCGAACGGGACAACGGACGGCTTGCTGACTCCCGACGGGGAGTCGATCTGGTGGTTCAGTGACACGGACGGGGACGAGTTCGGAGTCTGGATGCGCCAGCCCTTCGGCGGCGGCGACGACGAGCCCGCGACGCCGGGTCTTGAGGCGTCGTACCCCGGCGGGCTCGCGATCGGGCGGGACGGAACCGCGGTCGTGGGGCGGTCGACCGACGAGGACGGGTCGACGGTCCATGTCGTACGTCCCGGGGCAGAGCCCGTCGAGATCTACCGGCACCGGGAGTCGGCCGCGGTCGGGGACCTCTCCCACGACGGGACGCTCGTCGCGATCGAGCACACCGAGCACGGCGACGCGATGCACCCCGCGCTGCGGGTGATGCGGCTGGACGGCACGACGGTGGCCGAGCTGGACGACACCAAGGGCGGAGAGGTCGAGCTCGGTCTTGAGGTGCTCGGCTTCGCGCCGGTCGGCGGGGACACCCGGCTGCTCGTCGGGCACCAGCGGCGCGGGCGCTGGGAGCCGATGGTGTGGGACGTGAGGTCGGGCGAGGAGACCGAACTGGGGATCGAGCTGCCGGGCGACGTGTCGGCCGAGTGGTATCCGGACGGTTCCGCGCTGCTCGTCGCCCACAGCTTCGAGGCGCGCAGTGAGCTGCTGCGGTACGACTTCGCGACGCGGCAGCTGGTGGAGGTTCCGACCCCGACCGGAACGGTGTCGGGCGCGACGGCCAGGCCCGACGGGTCGGTGGAGTACCTGTGGTCGTCGGCGGCGGAGCCGCCGGTGGTGCGGTCGACGTCGGGTGACGTCGTGCTCGACCCTCCGGGGATGACGGCGCCGGAGTCGGTGCCGGTGGAGGACGCATGGGTGAACGGGCCGGGCGGGCGCATCCATGCGCTGGTGCAGCGGCCGGCCACGGGTGAGGGGCCGTTCCCGACGATCTTCGAGATCCACGGTGGGCCGACCTGGCACGACAGCGACGCGTTCGCGGCCGGGCCCGCGGCCTGGGTCGACCACGGCTATGCGGTCGTACGGGTCAACTACCGGGGTTCGACCGGGTACGGGCGCGAGTGGACGGACGCGCTGAAGCATCGCGTCGGGCTGATCGAGCTGGAGGACATCGCGGCGGTCCGGGAGTGGGCGGTCTCGTCCGGCCTCGCGGACCCGGCGAAGCTGGTGCTGGCGGGCGGCTCGTGGGGCGGGTATCTGACGCTGCTCGGGCTCGGCACGCAGCCGGAGTCCTGGGCGCTGGGGCTGGCGGCGGTGCCGGTCGCCGACTACGTCACGGCGTACCACGACGAGATGGAGGCGCTGAAGGCGATGGACCGGACGCTGCTGGGCGGTACACCGGCGGAGGTGCCGGAGAGGTTCGAGGCGTCGTCGCCGCTGACGTACGTCGACGCGGTGCGGGCACCGGTCTACATCTCGGCGGGCGTCAACGACCCGCGCTGCCCGATCCGCCAGGTCGAGAACTACGTGAGGCGCCTGGAGAAGCGGGGCGCGGCGCACGAGGTGTACCGGTATGACGCCGGTCACGGGTCGCTGGTGGTCGAGGAACGGATCAAGCAGGTGCGGCTAGAGCTCGACTTCGCGGAGCGGTATCTGCGCTGA
- a CDS encoding GAF domain-containing protein has protein sequence MSIKKIYKWLGFVSLPILSPGLTFFFGTQIPRSTGALRFTYIASGILSACLAPVLTRLAQRRDRRNAIIEIEAVISAVADEMGMLATRPAETAKRLTKIQERLITCAAQHANSKARSVFYALTADGKHLELAESHKVENAPDRFEKRYEDDLLHAINGKDIVYIRDNRHTEGNLRIDLGNKCRSAIVAPVYAGNEPQGVLVIDAPNPDQLTKKRVRESYVRAVARLLGTAHAMGNGAAGGSGTGVPQQAQGEQGGKATRITGKES, from the coding sequence ATGTCGATAAAGAAAATTTACAAATGGCTCGGCTTTGTCAGTCTCCCCATCCTTTCACCGGGATTGACCTTCTTCTTCGGAACACAGATACCCCGGAGCACCGGCGCTTTGAGGTTCACCTACATTGCCTCCGGAATCCTGTCGGCGTGCCTGGCTCCTGTCCTCACCCGACTAGCCCAGCGACGCGACCGGCGCAACGCAATTATCGAGATCGAAGCGGTTATTTCAGCGGTGGCCGACGAGATGGGGATGCTGGCCACGCGACCAGCCGAAACCGCCAAGCGGCTGACGAAGATCCAGGAGCGGCTGATCACCTGTGCGGCGCAGCACGCGAACTCCAAGGCGCGGTCGGTCTTCTACGCGCTGACGGCCGACGGGAAGCACCTGGAGCTGGCGGAGTCCCACAAGGTGGAGAATGCGCCGGACCGGTTCGAGAAAAGATACGAGGACGACCTTCTCCACGCCATAAACGGAAAAGATATCGTTTATATTCGCGACAACCGGCATACGGAAGGTAATCTGCGCATCGACCTGGGCAATAAATGCCGGTCCGCCATCGTTGCGCCGGTCTATGCGGGGAACGAGCCTCAAGGGGTTCTTGTTATTGACGCGCCGAATCCCGATCAGCTGACGAAAAAGCGTGTACGCGAGTCGTATGTGCGAGCCGTGGCGAGACTGCTTGGTACCGCTCACGCGATGGGTAACGGCGCGGCCGGCGGAAGTGGAACTGGCGTACCTCAACAGGCTCAAGGTGAGCAAGGAGGTAAGGCTACCCGTATTACGGGTAAGGAGAGTTGA